The DNA window tttttaattattatttttttttactgaataagacatccgacttgcaagtcatgttgccagcatgtacgtatgttaaaagttagaaggcaactggcgggccggattcaaacgctttaaacaccagaccacatcaaacaacaaacttgaattttacattaaaaaaataataattattattatttttatttttattataatttattttttggactgaataagacatccaacttgcaagtcatgttgccagcatgtatgttaaaagttagaaagcaactggcgggccggattcaaacgcttagtgtgccgcatgtggcccccgggctgtagtttgcccacccctgagctaaaaGATAAACTGTTTAGTATTTGACTTCCTCTTCCCAAGCAGGAATCCCATGCGGTGAGGATGGCTCGGGATTGTTTGGTTATTTAGCGAGTTAAATGTCAAACATTGACTCTGTCATCAACTTTGACACTCTTTCGCATTCGCATTACCGGCATCGCGACCGCTGTCGCTTCCTCGCAAACTACTCGCCAACTAACACCAATTGGgatctttgaatgcatccttTTGATTGAAATCAGATAGGACAATCTAGGCACTGTTTTTATGATCAATAGGTCAACACAAAGAGTGATAGTGGAGACGCGCTGATGACCTGACCTTTCCTTACTTAAGTTTGCGTACACGCCGGACAAAATAATCAGCTTTAATCAACATTTGTTGATAAAACGTTGGAAGCGTGGAAGGAAATGACATCGTGAACACATAACCAAAGACCACCGCATCTGTTCTACCGTTCTTTAACTTTAAGCAGTATTTGGGCAAAGATGGATAGTAGTAGGACTGTAGGATTATACTTGTGACTATACTCTTGTGTAACTAATGTTAATGCCACTTTTATCTATGAATTCTttcatttagatcaacaatactatctgccccaatttcTGGAcaggaaattaaattaaattaaattaaattaaattaaattaaattaaattaaattaaattaaattaaattaaattaaaataaaataaaataaaataaattacaataaaataataattaaattacattacattacattacattacattacattacattacatgaaattaaattaaattaaattaaattaaattaaattaaattaaattaaattaaattaaattaaattaaattaaaatagattaaaataaaataaattacattaaaataaaataaattacaataacataaaataaattacaataaaataaaataaattacaataaaataataattaaattaaattaaattaaattaaaatacattaaaataaaataaaatacattaaaataaaataaattacaataaaatagattaaaataaaataaattacaataaaataaaatagattaaaataaattacattaaaataaaataaaatagattaaaataaattacattaaaataaaataaaataaattacattaaaataaaattctttCCCCCAACTAGGAATTTCTGCTTAATTTTTCCTATAACCTAATTTTGAAAAGAATACtactttgttttcattcattcattttctaccacttatcctcacaagggttgcagctgtgctggagcctatcccagctgtcttcaggcgatcAAAGCTCAATAGGGAACATTTTAGCACATTGGTTGTTTTGGGTTAAATTTAGTTTAGGACAGCGGTGTCAAACTGTAATGTCTCAGCCCTCCATGGCTtgactttgacacccctggtttaagagAGGTGAAGAGGACATAAAAATGGGGGGATTCGGGTGGAGCAGAGCCAAAATGGTGACGGCAGAGAAAGGAAAGAGGGCTCCCGTGGCGTCCATTTTACATGTAAAGGAAAGCCTCGttggtattattattgtggACAAGATGATCATGAACATCTACAATATGGTACTGTATGGTACTGTATGGTACTATATGGTACTGTATGTAGTGTGGCATTTTTGTacggaggaccaaaactgccaaaataataaataaataaaagtgaaaataaaaacaaaaatgaaaaaaaaatcaaaaaattaaatacataaaaattaatataaatggaaataaaaacaaaaataaaaaaatatacacataaataaataaaagcaaaaataaatacaaaaataaaaaacaagattcaaaaattaaaaataaatacaaaaataaatatataaatagaattacatatcaataaataaataaaagcactctgctctcatatgtatttatttcatgcagcagacaatgtcagcttgaaatgcagaaggaaaaactattcaaatgagggggcggtcctaagtgtgtcttgggttgaactgttcgcctatgtatatatttttttatttttgtttttatttctatttctatttatttttgtgtatttaattttttgatatttttttttgatttttgtttttattttcacttttatttatttacttatttatttatgtatttattattttggcagttttagTCCTCCATATTTTTGGGTGTATTTAGAAACTGGTAATTGCTGGCTTTCTCAGCACCATTGAGCTTAGACAACCACCTACAGGTGAAAAAGTGAAGTTGCAGTTGAGCACATTCAATACAAAGTACATAAGAGTCATAACCATTCATTCAATACAATTATTATCACGCAGCAATTTTGGTCATCGGGAGCCTTCGTGTCCCTGGCAGacataagaaaaacacaacatatttcatgttttatttacacCAAGATGCAAAAACCAAAAGTTATTACAGAAGATTCccgtttttggagaaaaaaaaacacaagaaactgAATGCGCCTCACACACgtattaaataaacacatttcaagtataaaacGTATGGGTACTCGCCACGAATGAATGATCATGGAAgatgatcacatgatcacatgatcacatgatcCATGACTAGCCAAACAAGCTTTTGCATctcagcacacaactatggtgagTTCAAGGACCGCTAAACAAACTGCAAAATCCCAATAATCAGTGAAGCGCCaagacaaaaacatgtaaaaatcgCGGTACAATGTATGTACTACACGCATGCTGTACCTGTTgtattatttacagtattacagtaaccGATTTatcatagtaaaataaaatctgCAGGCGGTTTTATGTCAATGTTCTATTTCCCTTGAGCGTCATTGAATTGACCTTGACTGATTTTCAGATGGACtctttggaacagattaataatgaaaaccaaggtaccactgtatgtaAACTAAGTaaagtagttaccgaggaaccgTTGGCTgggtttgttcctcattaagtactattttgtgtaccttactgtaaagtgttttgttgttgtaatcCAAAAAACATGATTGTATggcaatgaaaatgaaaagtacAAGGCGGGAaaaactgtattgtattgtaaaagtAATACTCAGCACCAGATCATGTACCTTATCGATCTCACAGCCAAGACTTCTTGGTACGTCCCAGTCTGGCCAACTTGACCTTCACCTTGTCCAAGTTCTCCAGACTCCTCTTGGAGGTGCATTCCACCGTGGAGTCCGTCTCAAAGGAGATTACGTATATTATATTGTGttatattatttacagtattacagtaaccGATTTatcatagtaaaataaaatcaattttcTATTTCCCTTGAGCGCCATTGAATTGACCTTGACTGATTTTCAGATGGACTCTTTGGAATAgattaataatgaaaaccaaggtaccactgtatgtaAACTAAGTaaagtagttaccgaggaaccgTTGGCTgggtttgttcctcattaagtactattttgtgtaccttactgTAAAGTGTTTTGTTGCTAACAGCAGGAATGCGACATATTGGAAtccaaaaaacatgaaaaaaattcaaagtaCAAGGTGGGAcaaactgtattgtattgtaaaagtAATACTCAGCACCAGATCGTGTACCTATATTACCACGGTACTTGTTGATATCACAGCCAAGACTTCTTCGTACGTCCCAGTCTGGCCAACTTGACCTTCACCTTGTCCAAGTTCTCCGGACTCCTCTTGGAGTTGCATTCCACCGTGGAGTCCGTCTCAAAggagattatattatattgtgttatattatttacagtattacagtaaccCATTTATCGTAGTAAAATAAAATCCGCAGGCGGTTTTATATCAATGTTCTATTTCCCTTGAGCGCCATTGAATTGACCTTGACTGATTTTCAGATGGACtctttggaacagattaataatgaaaaccaaggtaccactgtatgtaAACTaagtaaagtagttactgaggaaccgttggctgaaaaaaatgaaaagtacaAGGCGGGAaaaactgtattgtattgtaaaagtAATACTCAGCACCAGATCATGTACCTTATCGATCTCACAGCCAAGACTTCTTGGTACGTCCCAGTCTGGCCAACTTGACCTTCACCTTGTCCAAGTTCTCCGGACTCCTCTTGGAGGTGCATTCCACCGTGGAGTCCGTCTCAAAggagattatattatattgtgttatattatttacagtattacagtaaccCATTTATCGTAGTAAAATAAAATCCGCAGGAGGTTTTATATCAATGTTCTATTTCCCTTGAGCGCCATTGAATTGACCTTGACTGATTTTCAGATGGACtctttggaacagattaataatgaaaaccaaggtaccactgtatgtaAACTAAGTaaagtagttaccgaggaaccgTTGGCTgggtttgttcctcattaagtactattttgtgtaccttactgTAAAGTGTTTTGTGTGCTAACAGCAGGAATGCGACATATTGGAAtccaaaaaacatgaaaaaaattcaaagtaCAAGGCGGGAaaaactgtattgtattgtaaaagtAATACTCAGCACCAGATCGTGTACCTTTATTACCACGGTACTTATCGATCTCACAGCCAAGACTTCTTCGTACGTCCCAGTCTGGCCAACTTGACCTTCACCTTGTCCAAGTTCTCCGGACTCCTCTTGGAGGTGCATTCCACCGTGGAGTCCGTCTCAAAggagattatattatattgtgttatattatttacagtattacagtaaccCATTTATCgtagtaaaataaaatcaatgttCAATTTCCCTTGAGCGCCATTGAATTGACCTTGACTGATTTTCAGATGGACTCTTTGGAATAgattaataatgaaaaccaaggtaccactgtatgtaAACTAAGTaaagtagttaccgaggaaccgTTGGCTgggtttgttcctcattaagtactattttgtgtaccttactgTAAAGTGTTTTGTTGCTAACAGCAGGAATGCGACATATTGGAGtccaaaaaacatgaaaaaaatgaaaagtacaAGGCGGGAaaaactgtattgtattgtaaaagtAATACTCAGCACCAGATCGTGTATCTTTATTACCACGGTACTTATCGATCTCACAGCCAAGACTTCTTCGTACGTCCCAGTCTGGCCAACTTGACCTTCACCTTGTCCAAGTTCTCCGGACTCCTCTTGGAGGTGCATTCCACCGTGGAGTCCGTCTCAAAggagattatattatattgtgttaTATTATTTGCAGTATTACAGTAACCCATTTATCGTAGTAAAATAAAATCCGCAGGAGGTTTTATATCAATGTTCTATTTCCCTTGAGCGCCATTGAATTGACCTTGACTGATTTTCAGATGGACTCTTAACTCTTAACAgattaataatgaaaaccaaggtaccactgtatgtaAACTaagtaaagtagttactgaggaaccgttggctgaaaaaaatgaaaagtacaAGGCGGGAaaaactgtattgtattgtaaaagtAATACTCCAGATCATGTACCTTATGGATCTCACAGCCAAGACTTCTTGGTACGTCCCAGTCTGGCCAACTTGACCTTCACCTTGTCCAAGTTCTCCGGACTCCTCTTGGAGGTGCATTCCACCGTGGAGTCCGTCTCAAAGGAGATAGCCGGAGCGTGCGAAAGAACCCCTCCGGTCTTCTCGGCCACGGCCGATCGGGTCTGCAGAACCAGCTGACCTCTGAGAGAATGCCTGAGTTGCAGCAGGAGCGGGTTTTGCTTGGGGTACATCTTCACCGATTCCGTCTCCTGACCGCAACACGTGGAGCAAGCCGAGCAGAGCACACGGAAAATGTAGACCCAGCCCAGGTAGTGGAGCTCGGCGATGTTGAGCACGAAGCATCCCAGGCTGATGCTGAACATGAAGTTGAGGAAAATGGTTTTCTCTGTGGCACGGGATACAAAACAGTCCGTGCGAGTCGGGCAAGGGTAGGTTTCACAGCGGTACAGGTGAGGAACCTCGAACCCGAATAACAAGTACTGGCCCACCAGGAAGGTGATCTCCATGACGGATCGAAGTAACACGTGAAGGATATAAATGAGCAGAACCTGGTCGGACTGCCGAGTGGGGTCTTCTCCCAGATCAGCTCGAGCCTCCTTGAGGAAACTTTGCTGCGCTCGTTCGCTCTCGTCCCAGTCCTCCCTGAACTGGGGACAGTAAGGAGACACCCCTACCCGTACCGCCTCCATTCCGTCCTTCTGTCCGGACCTCTGCCGTGAAGGCCTCCGCCTCAGCACCGCCGCTTGTTGACCGTCCACTTTCTCGTCTTTGGCAATTTtatgcaaaacaaacacaatgtagaaaatggatggcgtgGACACCAGCACGATTTGGAACACCCAGAATCGCAGATGCGAAACGGGCGCAAACGTGTCGTAGCAGACGTTGTTGCATCCGGGCTGCTGGGTGTTGCAGGTGAACTTTGACTGTTCGTCGTTGTAGACGGCGTCTCCCACCAGGGCCACCAGCAGGATGCGGAAGATCAGCAGCATGGTGAGCCAGATCTTGCCGATCACCGTCGAGTGGTTTTGGACCTCGGACAGAAAACGGCCAAGAATGGACCAGTCACCCATGACTTGACCTTGAACGGAAACGGAAGAGAACCAGACTCGGGCGTTGGCGGTGTACTAAGGTACGTCTTTGCTAGGGCTGTCATATGATTAAAATGTTAACTTAGATTAATCGCACTCTGTTTCGAACCCTTAAGCTAAGAATaaacaaattggaggctaactagttaaccTGGTCCCacgatataggggtgttatttcacatctacgaggctctaataatgttgtatttagaatgtcaaaAAGTTTTCATGATCAACAACAATGATTTTGACACCGTAAAACGTATTAGTATGGCATAAATACTGGCCCTGTATTCACTCGGTATCGAACCGATGGAAAAATGTGCAGTGTCGCCCACCCCCCACTCAACAACATACTGTGTTTTGGTTCCCGATTGGTTGCATTTGTAGTTTGATTCATCATTTATACCAAACAAATACATCGCACTCCGTttcaaaccctttcttaagctaagaataaacaaaaaacatcttacgtccctgcagtgatccacgatataggggtgttatttcacgtctacaaggctctaataatgttgtatttagaatgtcaaaAAGTTTTCATGATCAACAACAATGATCTTGACACAGTAAAACGTATTAGTATCGCATAAATACTGGCCCTGTATTCACTCGGTATCGAACCGATGGAAAAATGTGCAGTGTCGCCCACCCCCCACTCAACAACATACTGTGTTTTGGTTCCCGTTTGGTTGCATTTGTAGTTTGATTCATCATTTATACCAAACAAATATTCAcaataaatatgtacaatatttaatatatgcTGGATTATCTACTGAGGCGAGGCGGAACACAATAAAAGTTGAACTTACCTTCATGTAAACTTTAGCTTTGTGGAATAAATCATGACATCGTCGCtttcaaatgcatttttttttttttttgtaatcttcAAGTTTGGCTGCGATGAATCCAGTGGAAGCCGCTAAGGGAAATAGGCTGACCACACATAATGAAGCAGTGCGTCTGAAACCGGCATTGTGCAGCGTGTCTACAAAGGCAGGCGATGTACAGTGCAAAACACAATGCGGGGTGGgctctggggggggggttcctttTCTGAAAAGCCGGGAACGCTCCAACAAAAAGTGTATGGAATGAACTGGAACGAGACAATACCGGTTTATGGAAACGCTTTGCTGTTTGGTAGGCTCCAAAAGTAAACTTTAGAAAGAAATGTTTGTTGAAATGTCTTAcatgtttatatgtgtgtgtgtgtgtgtgtacatccaCAATCCCTGAACGCACCACTGCAGcactgacaaacaaacaatacatCTGCTGAACATCAACATCTACATGGAGAATGTCACAGTAAGGATTTTGGAATCCTGATATAAAAGGCTGAACAATTCCCAATTTGGACTTATGTCAGTTTGAATGTGGAGAACAACACACTCgttgacatgctaacacacGTCCACCGTTAGCATCGTGACAGCTGCATGGAGAGGCAGGCGACGCTGACGGCGGATCCCCGCACGTTCGTGATTCAGCATTTCTCAGAAAATGGgccatgtgtcaaaaatagactttTGTTGGGCATATCAATTACTtgcagttttttgtcatttgcttGAGATAAGAAAatatgcatatacacacatatttgtatttttaatatattaataaatacattaattatattatttatatttaatttatattaattatattatatattaattagatTTTGTAGAATAAtataactataaatatatataactccgttacacacatatatagtagGGCTATCAAtcaattacaatattttatcatgattaatcgcatttgtccatagttaatttgtatttaatcacaattaatcgcatcCAGAAATAAGTTTCCATCTATaataaatctctttgtggtaaacgattctacatacacagattaaaaaaaaactatatatttaaaaaatatatataaaactaaaaaatatcattttaaatatgttttatatagtatatataatatagcattataataatatgcatatacatacatacatacgtatatatatacatatttgtatttttatatattaataaatacattaattatcttatttatatttaatttatattaattatattatatattaattatattttgtagaataatatattaatatattttaactctgttacacacatatgtatagatatatatatatatgtacatacatatgtatgtgtatatatatatatatatatatatatgtatatatatatatatatatatatatatagtagggCTATCAatcaataacaatattttatcatgattaatcgcatttgtccatagttaatttgtatttaatcacaattaatcacatccAGAAATAAGTTTCCATCTAtagtaaatctctttgtggtaaacgattctacatacacagataaaaaaaacgatatatttaaaaaatatatatataaaactaaaaaatatcattttaaataatatgttttatatagtatatataatataatatagcatAGTTGACCTGTATAatcatgtatttataaattaccAACttagaatgaatgaaaaacaaatttgCAAAAGCCAAATAGCAATTGTGCATCCATGCaataatatacacatacacaggaaaaagccaaaagaaactgTACATTTTCTATAATAAATATCAAGTTTTGGTAATAATACACATTTGCAGATTACACCTTACATTTCTATGAGTATGATTCCcagtcaatatatatatataaaagacgTGACTTGattgtgtaatgtaatgttttttcactttggaaaataaagaaaaacagtttttattttacaagcGTTTACGTCAATAGACGTGCTTAAggataaaatattccataaaacACATTTCCGAAACAGACATCCGAAGTGATTTTATTTTGGTGGCGCTCGTCGGTCTGACAGGAAGTGGTCGCTGCTAAATGTCCAGCTTGCCGCTTTGTTGAGGAGTCCTGCTGGGTTTCCTGCAGATTTTATCATAAGAGTTGCAATGGAACCGAGCTGGAGTACGTTTTTATTCCAAGTAAGTGCTACGCGTCGCCTCTCATGTCTGTGAACCGGCGTGTGCGCGCTTTGGGTGTGCAAACGGTGTTCGTCAAGCGGTGACGTTTGTGTGGCTTTTTCAAATGGAAGTAGAGTttgccaaacaaaacaaaggtgTTAGCATTAGCCCTTTAGTTAGCTCAACCTATAGCAAACTCCTCTAGCGGAGACGGGAGCCGCGTTGGATGCCGAAATGACACCCGGATTGTGTTGCTTTAATGGCTGGGAGTTCATATTATTtgggtttttctttttaaatctgtacaaaaacatcaaatctcCGCTGAGCTACTGTTGCGCGCGCGCTAACTCGGGGTAGCTCGAGCCATTGCTTTTGCGTGTAGCCGTGCCTAGCGTGGAGGCTAATCGTTAGCAcagcagggttttttttctcctctctctcctcggCACTGCAGCAATCTCCTTCGCAGTCGAGTTAACTACTTTCCGTGGGCGATTTACTCTCATTTGCGAGcgtgtgccttttttttttctaggctACATTGGAGAAACTGTGTTTTAACCACAGCCGGCCAGGCTGCTGCTAGCTTGTAACAATGTTAACTTAATGCTAAGGTTGTTAGCACGAGGGGGCTTGCAAAAGCGAAACTGCAAGGATTTCGAACATGGTTATTTCTTACCGCAAACCAGCACAAAGTAACACGGCAGTTCAAATATTAATTCGACAGGGGCTTTAGAATCGACCATTAGCACCGTAAGGAGACGCCGCCGATGATTTCAAAGTTCATTGGGGCCTTTTAGATGTCAATAGCGGAGCCCGGTGGTGTACAAagagcggcccgcgggccgttgGTGCACCCAGTGATTTTCTTGTTGTGCCACggcatatttattttaaaatgcaacaCATGTAATGACATTGGGGCACATaaactgaaaataaattaagttatgagaaaaaaagtttttcagaATGTTAGAAAAAATACACCGGTTGGATTTTTGAGATTtaattctctaccgcttttttttcacgagggtcccggggggtgctggagcctatcccagctgtctttgggcgagattaattaaattattataactTAAACAAAACAGAGCAGTTAGCCatctactttaaaaaagtaatctattatatttgtcttatttttgacTTGGTAGAATtcataattcatggttccatttatcaaagcaatttttccaggtcctgaaaccctggaccatgacactaccaccactatatgtTACTGTtggtattatgttatttttctgaaatgtggcgttacttttacacacacacaccttccaaaaattctgcaaagatgagtggaccGAAATTTCTCCACAGCACTCTCCacagagactcattgcaagttattgtcaatacttgattgcagttgttgtacTTCTACTGTATAGAAGTAACGCTCCTTCAACCGCGCCGTGAGTTTGATGCTACTAAACTTCCTTGGTTCCGTGCCACCTCGGGGGAAAACTTGAATGACAAGTGTAACGACACATACAGACGCCGAACATCATTCCgtgtttagcatgttagcacacgCCGTTGTTGTGATCATGTGGGCTCTATCGCCTGGATGCATAGAGACGGTGTGGAATCGAGTGCCAATATCAGAGATATTCATAATCACTCTTTTTGCTGATATCAATATTGCATTGGGACactttacatacagtacatagggACTTATGaaacttgttttatttattcactaaattcatttatttttcactttctaattaatttttttctgttttccacTTATTTTACACACATAGTGTGAGCAATTTGGGATAGTAAATGAAATTTCTATTAGcgaaatgcaaaa is part of the Doryrhamphus excisus isolate RoL2022-K1 chromosome 8, RoL_Dexc_1.0, whole genome shotgun sequence genome and encodes:
- the LOC131134843 gene encoding gap junction delta-2 protein, with protein sequence MGDWSILGRFLSEVQNHSTVIGKIWLTMLLIFRILLVALVGDAVYNDEQSKFTCNTQQPGCNNVCYDTFAPVSHLRFWVFQIVLVSTPSIFYIVFVLHKIAKDEKVDGQQAAVLRRRPSRQRSGQKDGMEAVRVGVSPYCPQFREDWDESERAQQSFLKEARADLGEDPTRQSDQVLLIYILHVLLRSVMEITFLVGQYLLFGFEVPHLYRCETYPCPTRTDCFVSRATEKTIFLNFMFSISLGCFVLNIAELHYLGWVYIFRVLCSACSTCCGQETESVKMYPKQNPLLLQLRHSLRGQLVLQTRSAVAEKTGGVLSHAPAISFETDSTVECTSKRSPENLDKVKVKLARLGRTKKSWL